One window of the Solanum stenotomum isolate F172 chromosome 11, ASM1918654v1, whole genome shotgun sequence genome contains the following:
- the LOC125845851 gene encoding agamous-like MADS-box protein AGL81: protein MAEDDQSKKTTNNPKSYQERKECIKRKSMELATLCDIKICIVITGPNGELQTWPDNLDACKEVLDLYSQNLKPKKKHKESSTPEPEEEQGKKDLLTLVESKLVIVNRRIRFLVNKNVVVADNGKRKRIE from the coding sequence ATGGCAGAAGACGATCAAAGCAAGAAGACAACAAACAATCCCAAGTCTTATCAAGAGAGGAAAGAATGCATAAAGAGGAAATCAATGGAGCTTGCAACTCTCTGTGATATCAAAATTTGTATTGTTATTACTGGTCCTAATGGGGAACTCCAAACTTGGCCTGACAATTTGGATGCCTGTAAGGAAGTTCTTGATCTCTACTCTCAAAATCTGAAACCCAAAAAGAAGCACAAGGAATCATCAACACCAGAACCAGAAGAAGAACAAGGAAAGAAAGATCTCCTGACGCTAGTTGAATCAAAGCTTGTTATTGTCAACAGGAGAATTCGTTTCTTGGTGAACaagaatgttgttgttgctgataacgggaaaagaaagagaattgAGTGA